Part of the Xiphophorus couchianus chromosome 19, X_couchianus-1.0, whole genome shotgun sequence genome is shown below.
ATATCTAGATAAGAGCACAATGAGGTGGGTTTTCCTCAGCAGGATGAAAGATCTGACTTCAGTTGAATCAGATTTCACATAGAAACATAATATTCAAGGATTTGGTCATACAAGTTTTAAACGCACTCTTGTTTGACGCTCCTTGGCtatcagatacatttttatgctaCTTTTCTCTTTGCATCTGTATTTATTCATAATGCCAACATGTATGTACATTCAAACTTATGTTAGGTCATGCTTTGCAATGTACATGTTAAGCTCCAGATATTTTAGAGCAATTGCTGCTCTAAAGTGCTAATgtggtgtttctttttcttttctttgaaaggAATTTAAAGCCTATTATCTGTACTGAAGTTTTGCTGAGTTCATGTAGGTAGTAACCATGAGGGTGGAAACAGCGTTGCATTATGCAACAGCGTGAGTTGCAGTAGCAACTCACGCTGCTGTAAGCATGCATATGCTTCACACTGTGCCTGTGTGAAGCATAGTATTCACACATGCTTCTACTCACAGGTTAAGTTAAAAGGTAATTCATAGGTGTGTGCAAACcatggaatatatatatatttgagttTCAAGtctaaataattaaagaaaatttcattaagaaatctaaaaaataattttgctgcaTTACGCACTGCAGATATACTCTTCTTATGTATGCTACAAATATAAGATGTTAAAAAACATGGTTAATCTTGTTGAATAATTGGAATTttaatattgcaatatttttttttagaaatggttgcaattatgatttttttttgttgcttgtttccaTAAAGAAATACTTTAGGTGGACTATAGTActgtgaaaatgtgctatattgctagcaatattatatatattgctatatatatgtgtatttgcaaataaatgcaaataccCTTTGCaggtatttgcatttttttttataccacaCTCAAATTCTAATTTAAGAAACATTGCAAAGGTCAATGCTATTTgactcatttctttattttaaaggacaagtagttgaattaaactgaatgaaTTGTAAGTATTTGAAGGAGGCGAATCACTTTTTTCACATAgagccaggttggtttggatctCTAAATGAAATAACTTGAAAATAATTCCTGTATTTACTCGGGTGATTTTGTCTGCTATCAAATCTTGTAAGATGATCTGAAACTTTTAAGTGAGTccaaaaaaagcagaataaagaaatctgtaaaaggGCAAATGCATTTTTCCAGCACTGAAAACAGACTTCAGAAGGTGCACTGGAAACTGACAGTCTATCGGTTAGCATTTCatgcacataaaataaataaataaaaattacatattacCCTggtattttgcttattttttgaGAGAAAACGTTGGTGATGTTGAAGgatcatgttttttatgttctttaaatGATCTCGTCAAACAGAGGTCTCTCCaagatttaatttaactgaTACATGCTAAATTCAGATTAGTGGTTCCCAAAGTTTTAAAGCAAATCTGTTGTCATTattccaacatgtttttttttttgtttttttttttgaagatgaaACAATGGTGGAACTTATTAAAAGCTAATTTAACATCAAAGTGGTGCAATAAAGATGATTTTGTCCTTCAATATCCTACAAGGTGATCTGGTGAGACTCGTCCTCTACAGGGGAATAAGTTTGCAGatcctttattgttttctttccataaaagtacatttttagattatgtGCTTTGGGAAAAATGGAAAGGCCAAGTACGAATTATTTCCATAACTTTCAATATTCTTATATGCAAGTATTGGTAGCAAGTAAACAAGAAGACACAAACAGCATCAGCATTTGCATGAACTGTTTCATAAACATCCATTCAAAATAATGAATTTAGTCTGATTTCTGAGAAAGAGCTTTGTACCCCACATTTGTTGATTCCTGATTGGATCCAATTGTTTCATTCAccaaaataatgcttttttatataataCATCTTTTTAGTGTGAGGATTTGTAACGGATTCATTCTTCCCGCAGTGAATTTCCAGACGCTGATAATCACCCTGTCTGTGCTTGGAGCAGTTCTCATCATTGCTATCATGGTCTGcatgttctgctgctgcaagTGTGAGAACTTTGGGTAAGTGTGCAGTTTGACTCTGGgtgaaataaaagtgaaatagaTGGCGTACTGTATAAAGTTGCATGTCGGGTTTTGTGGAAGATTTGTTTCAGATCCTTTTCGGGTCCTAGTGTTTCTGCTTCCATATGTGGTTTATTTGTGTCGGTCCCGATGTGGAGACTTTAAACGATGCGcttttttgcatgattttttgtCCAACactgatcttttttttgtgcGTCAGATCCAAACGATCCGAGGCCAAGGTGCAGAGGCAGGCCAATAAGACGAAAGCCAAGCAGGAGGAAAGGTGAGGAACTGTAAATGAATTCCAATGACTGAGGAAAGACGAGTTTCTGGAAGCTCACAGTGGAGCAGCTTGAAGTTAggagctgctgtttttttaagcatGTGGAGGCTCGTCCTCCTTCGATTTCGcagtgaaatttaaaataacgACCCGTTTGTCCCAGACAGACTTCTGGATATGTGTTGAAACATCTTCAAGGAAAACTTGAAGATGTCCCATAAGCTTTTTGTAGAAGTCATGATCGGGATTATTGAGAATAAATACACACGTGTACAAATATTCTCCACAGACTGCGCATTGGTTTGAATAATTTTCACCGTAGTAGAATCTATTTTGCAATCGATGGCAGTcattttaatgggttttattaCAGCCACCAGAGTAAAGTGGGATGACTACAAATGCATGCcatatattacatatatacacataacctgcatcttaactcgagtcgagcaaaactcaatctcgttgtaatctgttgatgacaatgacaaataaatcttatcttatcttatctatctcATATGCGAAAGTGTTATTAATAATGTTAAACCCATTTGTTCTTCCTCCAGCTTCACTTTTATGcattgctttgtgttggttaaTGACATAAAACCCCAATTAAGCACACAAAATAGTCATTTTACcctaataaaaactgaaagtatCAACAGTACTATGAAGTTATTATGAATGTACAGAgcaaaaatggcttttttaaatatattttttcaaatatgtattCTACTTCTGTGGCTATTCAATTATACATGTGGGATATGTGTATATTctgcaaaacatttgagccctagtttacttttttgtttttttaatgatttctgtATTAAGGAAGAAATATTTGTAGCGCCAGCTGCATGCTGTTGGTTGGCCAGTCATTATCAGTGTCAGGTTTCCTGCACAGCCCAGTGCAGATGAGGCGATAAAATGCAAAACTATCCTGTTACCAGCCCAAACTGGTTTTATGCTCATGTGACTTCTGGACAGGCTGAGGAATGACATGAATTCCTTTGTGGCTCATGGAGAAATGTTGTGTCTTCACAGGAGAGCAGAAATGAACAAGAGACACCAGGAGATCAGGCAAAAATATGGTGAGCTTTTCTGACAAATACCTTGGTCTTAATTTGATCATGTCTTTTGGATCGCTGTCCTGTTAAAACGTTTTGCATAAGGCGCAAAACTGGAGCGAGGTTGCTGGGacagaaacaggcccacagcgtCTCAAATCCTCCACCCTActaacaataaacattttgtagttttccacatatttttcatttatttcatgcCAAGTCCACCTGGAGTTTTGTTGCAAAGCTCAACTTGAGTCTGACCAAAAAACATGTCTCCTGTTGAAAGCTCAAAAGGGTTTAGCAAACTTCAGACATTTACGTTTGAGATGGTAGGACAGcggaaacttttctttttttgtggaataCTTCCTGAAAAGTCACTTGATATGTAGATAGATTGTAATGTGGGAAAGGaataaatttaaagataattcATTATGCTGATGATTTTTAAGGAGATTTCTTACAAACAACATTCAagtcttcaaagagttattgtcaATTCTTTCCTCCGATTCCCCTAACATAATTTATGATTtccaaaatttttttttaacaagcacCGTTGTTAATgctttcttattgtttttgtagGACTGAATGGGCCAAATCCATATGCAAGATTTTCCTGAGATCCACGTTTTGAGCTTTTGGAAACAAGGACTTTGCTGTTGATCAGTAGCTTGGTCCCTGGTTGCAAAAATGTGCACGGCCCAATATTTAAAAGGAGCTGGaatagtgaaaatgttttctgcaggCTGGTCTTTGGTGTTGATAAGCTCATGAATGAGTCCATTCAAATGAAAGCTTTCACTGAAGGTAAAACAGACACAAGTGgctccaatgttttttttttcaaaatcagaagagTTCCTATTCATTGTGGttcttcttattatttatttactttactttaattGTGCAAAATGGAAGTCACTCTAGATGTTCAAAGTTAATCATCTTCCGCCAAACAAAATCTGTTGTCACTGCAGTTTCATAGTTGCTGCTGATTTTAAAAGTATATTAGAGATGACATCCTTTTGTTAAACTGATATTTCTGAAAGCCACTGTGCTTGTATTGTTTGCTTGTTCCTCTTGGAATtgctttttaacatatttttacaaagcATATTCATAATTACTGTGGTGTGTGAAGACTTTTTCACTGATCATAGTCAGTTTTTGTCTAAATCAGGGATGTTTTACTGCTGTTTATGTACTACATGAAGCTACAATCCTAATAAAAGATTGTAGACTACCTACTGTGCTTGTTCCGTGTtgcatttgtctttatttaaaccCATCAGTCttgatacatttttctgttaacAGGGCAAAACGACAGATATAGCTTAGTTGTTTAAGAAATCTGATTCAAAATATTACTTAATCTAGGTTTTCCTTGAATTGCACTTCAAATTTTCAACTATAATCTTAAAGAATTTCTATATTATAGATTTGTACTTCACATTCCACAGCTTTCCTCCCTGACCTCCATCTTGTCCCTTTCAACACTAAAGGTAAGAACGACTTATGGAAAATCACGGTACAGGTTTGCTGTGTGGCATCATGGGATTTATGTTAAACCTGAGCCTAAAGCTTGGAAAAGTACCACAAGTATGTTCCAATCATAAGTGCTATTATGAAATGCTATTACCACATCAGACTAATAGCTATTGGTTTGATCATCAGATACTGGCATGCGTAATTAGAACATCAGACTCTAATGTTGCTGCAGTAGTTTATCAACGTCCGCACCCTCGGGTGGCACCGTAACCAGCTTAACActaaagaaaatacacattaatTATGTGTATTTAATGTGTATATGCAGTTCCATTTACTGCTAATCAAAgtcaactctaaacaggtgttatttatttatacaaatttatttttaaaatttgtatgcATAAAAGGACATTGCATGCACGTGCATGCCTTGTATGCATGCACGTGCATGCATACAAGGCACGTGAGCAGCTAATTccagttaaacatttatttatgacatttatttatttatatgacatttattttcaggtattcacataaagaaaatacagacatGTTCAATTGGTTTCACAATGAATCAGCTCTCATGCATTCATTTTGATGCTCTGAGGATTCTGCATGCGTGCGCGTACCCGAGTCCGCGCTCCCTAGAAGGGCAAACCACGTGGCTTTCCCCGACCAATCGTTTATTCGAAACAGCGGTCCGGTGCGCGTACGCGTCAGCTAGGAGAACATTGGACAGAAGGCGGCAGGAAGACGGCTGAAGCCCGGTATCGGTCTGTTCTGAACCCCCGAACACAAAACGAACCGAGATGTCAGAGGAAAAGCCAAAGGTAAGACACAGAGGCTCACACGGCGGCTCATCCGTGCTGACGACTGGGTCGGGCTGCTGCAAAATCGCCTCGGAAATGTGCAATCTACAGGCCTGTGTTTGCACGTTTCTCCAAATTGGCGCAGTGTTGGGTTTCGCAAAATGAATGAGAACCCGCACATCTATACGTATACTCAATGAGCGAGGCTGCACGATTGAAATgggaataaatcaaaattaccTTGCTGCTAATGTTGttctttatttatgtataaataatttattgtaaatgtgaTCACAGTGTATGTATGTATCTTGTGGTCCCCCCCCCCTCATAACCACCTCTTTTGTCGAAAGGGTCACACGTTATCTCCGCAAAGCTGCAAAATGCCGCAGCTGTAGTTAGCGGCAAAAGAGCGCAAATGGTTATGACGCACCCGTTTAAAAACTGTTGTTGCGGTGGCGCGTTTGTGCTCATTTAGTTTTATGAATATTGCGGTTCGTCTAggacacaacaaaacaaagcagttaGCCACG
Proteins encoded:
- the pttg1ipa gene encoding PTTG1 interacting protein a translates to MMKCLRIFLPALLLVSGLATVLAESAPKHVCETKNGTSCDDCLKNVTCLWCTTTKSCVTYPVGTILPPHSLCELNDARWGLCWMNFQTLIITLSVLGAVLIIAIMVCMFCCCKCENFGSKRSEAKVQRQANKTKAKQEERRAEMNKRHQEIRQKYGLNGPNPYARFS